The following DNA comes from Coleofasciculus sp. FACHB-1120.
GATGTGATGATGCCTGACTGGGACGGTACAACGACTTTTCAACAGCTGCAAGCCAATCCTGCAACTCAGCACATCCCTGTGCTGTTGTTGACTGCTAAAATGCAGGCTGCCGACCAACGCCGTTTTGCTCAACTAGGAGTAAAGGCAGTAATTGCGAAACCTTTCGACCCGATAACTCTCGCAGATCAAGTTGCGAAGTCTTTAGGATGGGATATTTAACTGAGTTTTGCTACCAATCGACTGCAAACCCACCCCATCCAAAATTTGATTGAAACCAAAAGAAGA
Coding sequences within:
- a CDS encoding response regulator, whose protein sequence is MTTKRILVIDDEEDIREVAQLSLEMVASWDVLTASSGREGLAKAEVEPLDAILLDVMMPDWDGTTTFQQLQANPATQHIPVLLLTAKMQAADQRRFAQLGVKAVIAKPFDPITLADQVAKSLGWDI